A genomic stretch from Solanum stenotomum isolate F172 chromosome 8, ASM1918654v1, whole genome shotgun sequence includes:
- the LOC125872372 gene encoding uncharacterized protein LOC125872372, with translation MSRYYSLEHNPDAIPPNDTIHCLTFGCRMQVASFNDYIPMSRSRGIGLFNSVINVDVPDNVSNHLGTTVANTYCSQCDKMIGWKIIAVTQPSEYITQGRFCMRLDKLSFSNCVPMILSIQEQNFRANEENADQDADTTDGDGDSNDPDLGPNDQNDDQDLGANGQNDDQDGDSTDQDGDTADEGLGANEQNVDQDGDSTDQDGDTADQGLGANEQNVDQDGDSDEEYDGAISSYLMHVLSQKANQDGGANEQNADQHVGANERNADQHGVGNEQNQDEDLNEQNVDQVVGANEQNADQHAVGNEQNQVEDLNEQNVDQVVGANEQNADQHAVGNEQNQDEDPNEQNVDQVVGANEQNADQHAVGNEQNQVEDPNEQSADQAVGANEQNADQHGGGNEQNHDQDVGAPTKRMKT, from the exons ATGAGTAGATACTATTCACTTGAACACAACCCTGATGCGATCCCTCCTAATGATACCATCCATTGTCTTACTTTTGGGTGCAGAATGCAAGTTGCATCCTTCAACGATTATATTCCGATG TCTCGATCAAGAGGAATAGGGCTCTTTAATTCGGT GATTAATGTTGATGTACCAGACAACGTGAGTAATCATCTTGGAACTACCGTAGCCAACACTTACTGTAGCCAATGTGATAAGATGATCGGGTGGAAAATT ATTGCAGTCACCCAACCGTCCGAGTATATTACACAAGGGAGATTCTGCATGAGATT GGACAAGCTTAGTTTTTCGAATTGTGTACCGATGATTCTTTCAATCCAGGAACAAAATTTCCGGGCTAATGAGGAAAATGCAGATCAAGATGCAGACACAACTGATGGAGATGGAGACTCTAATGATCCAGATTTAGGCCCTAATGACCAAAATGATGATCAAGATTTAGGCGCTAATGGGCAAAATGATGATCAAGATGGAGACTCTACTGATCAAGATGGAGACACAGCTGATGAAGGTTTAGGCGCTAATGAACAAAATGTTGATCAAGATGGAGACTCTACTGATCAAGATGGGGACACAGCTGATCAAGGTTTAGGCGCTAATGAGCAAAATGTTGATCAAGATGGAGACTCAGATGAAGAATATGATGGCGCTATTTCTAGTTACTTGATGCATGTCCTCAGTCAAAAAGCTAATCAAGATGGAGGTGCTAATGAGCAAAATGCTGATCAACATGTAGGAGCTAATGAGCGAAATGCTGATCAACATGGAGTCGGTAATGAACAGAATCAAGATGAAGACCTTAATGAGCAAAATGTTGATCAAGTTGTAGGAGCTAATGAGCAAAATGCTGATCAACATGCAGTCGGTAATGAACAGAATCAAGTTGAAGACCTTAATGAGCAAAATGTTGATCAAGTTGTAGGAGCTAATGAGCAAAATGCTGATCAACATGCAGTCGGTAATGAACAGAATCAAGATGAAGACCCTAATGAGCAAAATGTTGATCAAGTTGTAGGAGCTAATGAGCAAAATGCTGATCAACATGCAGTCGGTAATGAACAGAATCAAGTTGAAGACCCTAATGAGCAAAGTGCTGATCAAGCTGTAGGAGCTAATGAGCAAAATGCTGATCAACATGGAGGCGGTAATGAACAGAATCATGATCAAGATGTAGGCGCGCCAACTAAACGAATGAAGACATAG
- the LOC125872373 gene encoding uncharacterized protein LOC125872373, giving the protein MNRYYSLEFNTDAIPSNDSIHCHTYGCRTQVACFNDYFPMSRLGELGLFDRVFNVHVPDNASYHQPEIGTTVAKAYCCQCRKMIGWKIIGVPGQHTYVREGRFCMKLDKLTFSNHIPLLRSIEEQIERNADQDGDAAGQDLGVNEKNDGDSNEQELGANEKYDNQDGGSNDQDGGAPMN; this is encoded by the exons ATGAATAGATACTATTCACTTGAATTCAACACTGATGCGATCCCTTCAAATGATAGCATCCACTGTCATACTTATGGGTGCAGAACGCAAGTTGCATGCTTCAACGATTATTTTCCAATG TCTCGATTAGGAGAACTAGGGCTCTTTGATAGGGT GTTTAATGTTCATGTACCAGACAATGCGAGTTATCATCAACCCGAAATTGGAACTACCGTAGCCAAAGCTTACTGTTGCCAATGTAGAAAGATGATCGGATGGAAAATT ATTGGAGTCCCCGGACAGCACACGTATGTTAGAGAAGGAAGATTCTGTATGAAATT GGACAAGCTTACTTTTTCTAATCATATACCGTTACTTCGTTCAATCGAGGAACAAATTGAGAGAAATGCAGATCAAGATGGAGACGCAGCTGGTCAAGATTTAGGTGTTAATGAGAAAAATGATGGAGACTCTAATGAACAAGAATTGGGCGCTAATGAGAAATATGATAATCAAGATGGAGGCAGTAATGATCAAGACGGAGGCGCTCCAATGAACTGA
- the LOC125872374 gene encoding uncharacterized protein LOC125872374 — MGALGNRRYTCLDHNTDALRSNSSIHCPNVRCRVQIAWFKDYVRPSQSEELGLFNWVFNVRVQNNVIYSQTECITSTAKTYCSKCEKMIGWMITGVPRENMFIKEGRFCMRLDKLTYSNHLPLVRLIPENQFFQANEEIADQDGGSDEDYDDNIPDYMMHLFKLNDYLGTDHTVDQVVGDGNDQNALPPNGTIHCLTFGCRMKVASSNDYILMSRSRGIGLFNSVINVDVPDNVSNHLGTTVVNIYCSQCHKMIGWKIIAVTQPSKYITEGRFCMRLDKLGFSDDEQLIRPIEEENVRVNEENTDQYGDATEGYGDSTEEEMRANIEQNKNISNYLMHLLRREQGGGGNEQNHDQNVDQGGGANEQNVDQGGGANEQNVDQGGGANEQNVDQHGGSNELNVGQDGGGNEQNADQHGGGNKQNVGQDGGSNEKNADEHGGSNELNVGQDGGANEQNADQHGGSNEQIVGQDGGSPMKRPKI; from the exons atgggagCTCTTGGAAATCGGCG ATACACTTGCCTTGATCACAACACTGATGCGCTCCGTTCTAATAGTAGCATCCACTGTCCTAATGTTCGGTGCAGAGTGCAAATTGCATGGTTCAAAGATTATGTTCGGCCG AGTCAATCAGAAGAACTAGGGCTCTTTAATTGGGT GTTTAATGTTCGTGTACAAAACAATGTGATTTATAGTCAAACAGAATGTATAACTAGCACAGCCAAAACTTACTGTAGCAAATGTGAAAAGATGATCGGGTGGATGATT ACTGGAGTCCCCCGAGAGAACATGTTTATTAAAGAAGGAAGATTCTGTATGAGATT GGACAAGCTTACTTATTCGAATCATCTACCGTTGGTTCGTTTAATTCCTGAGAACCAATTTTTCCAAGCTAATGAGGAAATTGCAGATCAAGATGGAGGCTCAGATGAAGACTATGATGACAATATTCCTGATTACATGATGCATCTCTTCAAGCTAAATGATTATCTAGGTACTGACCATACTGTTGATCAAGTTGTAGGAGATGGTAATGATCAAAATGCGCTTCCTCCTAATGGTACCATCCACTGCCTTACTTTTGGGTGCAGAATGAAAGTTGCATCCTCCAACGATTATATTCTGATG TCTCGATCAAGAGGAATAGGGCTCTTTAATTCGGT GATTAATGTTGATGTACCAGACAATGTGAGTAATCATCTTGGAACTACCGTAGTCAACATTTACTGTAGCCAATGTCATAAGATGATCGGGTGGAAAATT ATTGCAGTCACCCAACCGTCCAAGTATATTACAGAAGGGAGATTCTGCATGAGATT GGACAAGCTTGGTTTTTCAGATGATGAACAGTTGATTCGTCCAATCGAGGAAGAAAATGTCCGTGTTAATGAGGAAAATACAGATCAATATGGAGACGCAACTGAGGGATATGGAGACTCTACTGAAGAAGAAATGAGAGCTAATATTgagcaaaataaaaatatttcaaattacttGATGCATCTCCTCCGTCGTGAACAAGGTGGAGGTGGTAATGAACAGAATCATGATCAAAATGTTGATCAAGGTGGAGGCGCTAATGAGCAAAATGTTGATCAAGGTGGAGGCGCTAATGAGCAAAATGTTGATCAAGGTGGAGGCGCTAATGAGCAAAATGTTGATCAACATGGAGGCAGTAATGAGCTAAATGTTGGTCAAGATGGAGGCGGTAATGAGCAAAATGCTGATCAACATGGAGGTGGTAATAAGCAAAATGTTGGTCAAGATGGAGGCAGTAATGAGAAAAATGCTGATGAACATGGAGGCAGTAATGAGCTGAATGTTGGTCAAGATGGAGGCGCTAATGAGCAAAATGCTGATCAACATGGAGGCAGTAATGAGCAAATTGTTGGTCAAGATGGAGGCTCGCCAATGAAACGACCGAAGATATAG
- the LOC125873301 gene encoding protein yippee-like At3g11230 yields MEEIPDDCDSIYCGGCRTRVAFIEDVFVTMSSVGIFDRVFNVEVSDDVNNHHQQDANTLANTYCVQCGRMLGWKFIEVIQQRLYVKEGTFRLRYDMLSFEEKNVDQDVGGNQQVPIEQEYQDGDGDQQVPHEQDLGANEQNADQDRGGDQEVPNGQDLGDNEQNDDQDGGGDEQNHDPDGRDNQQAPNEHNLGANEQNDD; encoded by the exons ATGGAGGAAATCCCAGATGATTGTGATTCCATCTATTGTGGTGGGTGCAGAACTCGAGTTGCATTCATCGAGGATGTCTTTGTTACT ATGTCGTCAGTAGGGATCTTTGATAGGGT GTTTAATGTTGAAGTATCAGACGACGTGAATAATCATCACCAACAAGATGCAAATACCCTAGCCAATACTTACTGTGTCCAATGTGGAAGGATGCTCGGgtggaaattt ATTGAAGTCATCCAACAGAGATTGTATGTTAAGGAAGGAACATTCCGTTTGAGATA TGACATGCTTAGTTTTGAAGAGAAAAATGTTGATCAAGATGTAGGCGGTAATCAACAGGTTCCTATTGAACAAGAATATCAAGATGGAGACGGTGATCAACAGGTTCCTCATGAACAAGATTTAGGCGCTAATGAGCAAAATGCTGATCAAGATAGAGGCGGTGATCAAGAGGTTCCTAATGGACAAGATTTAGGCGATAATGAGCAAAATGATGATCAAGATGGAGGCGGTGATGAACAGAATCATGATCCAGATGGAAGGGATAATCAACAGGCTCCTAATGAACACAATTTAGGCGCTAATGAGCAAAATGATGATTAA